The Toxorhynchites rutilus septentrionalis strain SRP unplaced genomic scaffold, ASM2978413v1 HiC_scaffold_195, whole genome shotgun sequence DNA segment atggacaagtcctaaggctaatatttttcggaggcgatagaatgtcaattttatcatttgaattagaagcatactatcctccgagaatattctgagatggtggaatgttggaattgacccatctggtcatgggaaccattttaaatttcaagaaatttacgataatggacaagtcctaaggctaatatttttcggaggcgatagaatgtcaattttatcatttgaattagaagcatactatcctccgagaatattctgagatggtggaatgttggaattgacccatctggtcatgggaaccattttaaatttcaagaaatttacgataatggacaagtcctaaggctaatatttttcggaggcgatagaatgtcaattttatcatttgaattagaagcataccatcctatgagaatattttgagatggtggagtgttggaattgactcatctggtcatgggaaccatttgaaatttcaagaaattcacaaaaatggacaagtcctaaggctgatattttttggaggcgatggaatgacatttttttcattttaattagaCACACGAGTCTTTCCATTAGTCATCAAACCGGCATCTACTgctaaaataatcgtttttgaatttgaatggcGGCTTCAAAAATTGATCGTTCATAACAAGAAAGTCAGCTTAAGTCGACCAATTAATTTGCTTCGATGGCTAATGAATCGCGGCTTAAATGTAAATCAGCTTACATCTCTGGACCAAATATTACATcggtcaatgaaaaaatattcaaaaagaaaataattttttgggtcGAATAAACTAAGTTTCTCTAAAATTTAGCCGATCAATATTATAGTCCAGTTCTAGATTTTCTTAGTCGAGCCGGATAGGCGCCGATTCCAAAACGTGATTAACCCATTCCAAAATATTGTTTCatgttttattgtaaaatctcatcatattctcacaaaaaagtgcttaaaaaattaagaatatttgagaaaatatatgagGAAACGAATTTTTGATCGGTTGAGCAACCTACAACATGGGATAGTCTAGTATTTTCGGAAATGCTAGTCGATATTAATTTTCAGTTCGCGAAATCGATGCATCGAGAACACTTCTTAACCATGACTCGAGACTCCCGGcttaaatttacgaaaaaaaagttgaaatcgaCTATTATCGAGTGATATTAATCATTCGACTTTGTTCCGATTTTCTGAATAAGAAACCTCCTCAGATCAGTCTCGTTCAGACGACTTGAAGCTGAAGTATTTTTATTATAAGTAAACGTATGCTTTCAAGTGATATAAATCTTACAATAGGGTTTTCTTTGCGACTCCTTGGTAGTCAGAGGTAATACCTAACCCACTGAGTAATGGAATTCAAGTTCTCCTCTCAGATTGAGCCTAGAGAAAAATATCTTGTTCTGCAAATTGTTATTAATTTAAATCTTATTTCGCCATACTTTTTCCCGTGAGTATTCACTTTAAATGAATAGAATACGTCCTACAATCAGTAGATCAATTAGGcgtaattatataaaaaaaaactgtattgaTTTTTTCCTGGATCTAACCGCGTTGTCATCACTTCTGGTAATGATCgattgttcattttcattccTTTTTCTCCACTTCTGTCATACATATACATCTACTACTGAATCCACTGAACGCGAATTTAGCCTTCGTAACTTCCGTGAGCAACCACTTGCAACTTATTTAACACTAGATTTACCAgaccagtcattttgactggtcgtgcaatttcaatttaaaattcctACGACATATTACATTTGCTTTCCGAAATGATGTTATGACTTTTGTAGCTATAAgtagaaaaaacattttataaacttAATGTTACTTAATATTTATTactaacaaatatatttttttgttattgacaTTTAAACCAGTACCAGTCAAACTGACTGGTGCATGTTTCTATGAAGAAATGTATGAGAGCGTTttaatttcaacatattttGACAGCAATTGTCAGCCCCTGAAAATGTTCTGCATATTTAGAAAATGCAACCAGCATACCTCTGGAATGTTCAGATGTGGAAAGTGAATTATACGACAGCGGCGatgatttgttagatagaaaaaTTGATTCTCAAGGAAGTGATGATAACAGTGCTATTATCGAGAGTAGTGATGAGGAAATTCCTGATGATGACAATATAGATGAGCCAAGCGACAGTGGTTGCGTAAAAATTCCAATCAAGCGTACCAAATCAGCAAACTGAAATTGCTTTAGACGGAActatttgaacgagaattgaagAAGGAGGTGTTGCTGGTAGATTACTAGTTCATAGTAATTTCAAAGATGTACACGGTCCAACAGCACATGCTGAAAGAAATATTATGAACGGGAATCTAAGTAGTGCGTTCCAATTACTGATTGATAACCATATTTTGGAACATATACGAATTTGTACAGAGTTAGAAGCCTCtcgagttttggaaaaaagtggacaaTTACACAAGAAAAATTGAAGGCATCTCTTGCAATATTGTGCGCGCGTGGGGCGTACGAAGGAAATAGCTTCAAACAGGGGATGAACTTATATTACCGGGGATAAGCAACTTTTTCCATCGGAGGCCAGATGCAGATTTACTCAGTATTTTCCAAACAAACCCCATAAATTTAGCATAAAATTCTAATTGGCGTCTGATGTAGAGACGAAATATGTGATAAATGGCTTTCCTTATTTAGGAAAAAGCGAGACTCGAAATGCATCAATCCCCCTATGCAAATTTGTCGTAATGAAATTTCTTGAACCGTATACCATGAAGGAGCGTAAAACTGATATTTTTTACAAGTATTCCTTTGGCGTTAAAATTAAGATCTCAAAATACTTCGTTGCTTGGAACGATACGCGCTTCTATTGGCAACCAGACATATTTTGGCGTCGATGTCACTGATCGAATGGAAATCAGGTTCCAGAAGGTGACCACTTCAactgtttttcaataatttagttTCAGCCGGAAGAAATAGCTGGATATTGAACAAAACATAACAGGAGAAAATATCTCACGAGAAGACTTTCTGTTTCAATTAGCAAAAGAACTTGCTTCAGAATATCAGACTTCAAGGCAAATACCACACGAAGCTGATATACCAACTACAAATGGCACTGTTTCTGTACGCAAATGGTGTCAAATAGAATATTTTAATAACAATAAGACTACAAATATTTGCAATAAATGCAAAAAAAGTCTATGTAGAAAGTGTATACACTGCAAAATCTATTGTGAGCAACAAACTGTAAACAATTAAGTGTTTTGTTATTTGACAATGTCTATTAGTCCAtttatctatcacaattaatattgTTCAACTTATTTTCGCCATTTGATAAGTAATAGTACAGACTGGAACCacaatattcattttttcttatacaccagtcattttgactggtgctggtagaaataggtatatatAAATAGCTGGTAAATCTAGTGTTAACACGGGGTCGTTTCCATACTAGGCGGTACAGGATAGTCCCGATCTTCTGAACAGACTTGAATGAACTAAAAACATCCGTAGCCGATCGAGTCAACTAGAAAAATAAGCTAGCGGCGGTCGCCGTTGGCCCCATTTTTCTTGTTGAAAAAAACCGGCGTCGACATTTTCAAATATGGCGTCGACCGCCGAAATTTTTGACGACAGAAGTGTCTGTCTCCTGGTCTGCTATACATTTTCTGTAGGCGTTAAGAtcaacactgaaaaatatttcGACATAAAAaagcgcaaaataaaaaaaatactaagtcAGCGCTATTATCTTAAGTCACCAAAGTGAAGTTGTGTACtctagcttcttcttcttcttggatggcactaccgttccagtgaaacttttgccttctcaacgcagcattacttgcgtcatttttattagtagtgcttggttgagatttctatgccgaataacacgccttgaatgtactctggaggggcaagctctagaatacgcgtgaccacagtgcaagccggaagaattttctttcacgaaaaatcccccgaccagaacgggaatcgaacccgaacccccggcatgatagtgtgggacgctaaccactcggccacgggagcacgtacTCTAGCGCCGAATCGTAATGAAAATATTCGGTGGCGGAGTTGCGCCGTGGCGAATTTTCGTTCGGCAATGAAACGATTGCGATGAGTTGTGATGATATTGAAAGTGGAATACAGCTGGAATCCGACGAATGCATGGAAATTGAGGTAGGTTCAGTTTGTATTAATCTATGACTTCAGTAAAAATTTTATTACGACAAAattaattcataataaaaattgcgcttttttctGTGTGGCATTCATACCCCTGAGTTCACTTTTTAAAAACATGAATAGAAACTATTGCTACATGTTCTTTAAATGTATTATTAAAAGAGCTTCTGAATGTTTCCACCAGAACCCAATGATAAATGGGTCTGAAAAGTTGAACGAATTGGTATGAAAATATGGAGAAATTTGCGTTAGTGATACTAAAGCCTATGATCATAACGCGAAATCCAACAGTCACATAATTTCCGTTGTTTCCTATTATAAGAAGAGATGTCGACCAGGAATATCATTTCATAATCAAAAGGGATGAAACACGGTACGTGGAATGGATTCAAcggataaaaattgaaaatcatccGGCTAAGCAGTTTAAATTTCAGCATGTCGATATTCTACTAAGTAATTATCATCAATTTTcacgtattatttttttcagaaacaaaACGTTTAACTAAACTATTAATTTGTATGGCTCGAACCTTGGCGATGGTAATTGAGGACAGGTTAAAAACTCTCAAGCCATTATTGTTCACCTGTTCAACACAAACGAGCAGCAATTCATTTAATCCTCGACGACCAAACGATTTTCTCCGGcagcgaaattgaaaatatcgacAGATCAAGAAATCatgtctatatattttttatctgcTTCTATAGAAATTTCCCACCctaattaaaataaacattagAGAAAATCAATTTGAGTATTTTATGCGTCTGAATAAACCACAAAAACGTAAACATCGATTAAATTTTCTTCTACGCTTCATCTGATTCGCTACTCAAAAGTGTCGTTTGACTGACCGATGAAAAAACACTTTCGTACGAAAACGAGGATAGGGCAATTCGTTCGAACGAACGATGTTCGAATGTTCGAACGGATAGATTTCTTTCGTACGAAACCAAGGATACGAATGAGGCAttctttcgaacgttttgtgttcgttcgaaaacaagaataagggtgtttatttttttggttcGTTAAGTTAGTGTATAGAATAATATTAGGTGATTAATAGCAGTAATAGACGATAATATCTACTGTTTGCGCCACGCGGAGCGAGCGCATACGTGTTGCGACATGACCTGTCATTCCATTGCATCACCCAGAGACGTGCGAAAGTGAGATGAAAGCAGTATCAACACAACAAACTAATATCACCCGAGCTAACCGAGCGAAGCCGACAGGACAAACACCCCACCAATTTCAGGGAGTATAAAAGTAGCAGAGCAGCATATGATCCATCTTTATAAGTTTTTATTCACCACGtgtatttagaaaccattagagAAAGTTATAGTGAaaatttggactttgaaaactaGTGTCGTTTTTTCCTACAGTAAATTTAGTCAGACCCTTTCCAACCGGAGTACTATAAGGATTGAGAAATGTGTACTGTGAAGATGGCATCCTCttataaaattaatttagaGATGTGTTTAGAAGCGGTTAACAGTTTAATTTCAACCAAGTGCCTAGAATATGATTTCAAGTTAAATTTTAAGAACATGCAAGTAATTTTGGAGCGTATGGGATTAGATAAAACGAACTATCCTAGTATGAAGGTAATCAAAAGCCTTCTAATGAAACATCGAAAATCCGTAAAACGGTTTGCTCCTGAGATTACTTTGCAGAATTGTTGGGATGCAGCGAATGATTTGATCGCTAGAGAAGAGTTGGATGAGCTATTCGAATTGAATTCTAAGAATCTGAAAGAAATTCTTGTAGAAATGGGATTAAACGAAAAATGCGCACCTAACTTAAAAAAAGTTAGGAATAACTTCGCTTGTAATCCAACATATAAGAAGTATCGTGCAGAACGAAAGGTGAGAACCCTTATAATTGTTATAAGCTTCCTGAAATTAATAAaactattttgaaattttcaatgtGAAATCATTTCCGCAGAATATTGAACATTCAATTGCCGCTGAAAGTCATAACGTAAGTGTAAAATATCAAATTGCTTTGAAATAGTCACGCCATACAGtaacttcaaatttttatagatcGATAATTTCAAAGAATGTTCTTTTGAGAATGAAAGTGCCTGCTTGCCACAAGACTGCGTTGGAGTTCATGAAGTAAGATGACATTTCTATTTATTAATTCATGTATTAATAGTTGTTATTTAGCagcttttattaaataaaacagATCATATGTCCGAAACAAACTCATCTCCTTCACGTGTCGAAACAAGAACATTATCATTTGTATCATTTGACACAAACGATTTCGAGGAATTGGCCGACTCTCAAAGTACTACTTTTGACGGCGTTGATAATACGGGAAAAGATAACGAAGTAAGATGACATTTCCAATTAATTATTCATGTATTAATATGTATTATTCTTCAGCAACCTCCATTCggatttttattgaaaggaacAGATTTATCGCGTGtcgaaataaaatcattatccgTCGAGTTTCCTGCAAAAGTATGTAAGAAAGGAATGGAACTTAATGCTCCAGAAATTGAATGTCGCATTTTTGAAACATCAGTAAGTCAAATGCAAGAGAGATCAACGAACGACATGCAAGACTCGattgtttcatttgataccaatgatCTTGAAGGATCGACCAAATCACAAGATACTACTTATAGCAGTGATGTAGATGTAACTGAACTTGTGTTCAATACAACGGACTTTGAAAACCTACGAAAAGAGATAAAAGAAAAAGGCAACAGTAACAGGATCAAATACAATGTCAAGGTTGCGGAATGTGGGGCAACTGCCACAAAAAGACTTTATAGTGGTGCTTCAATTTACGAGTGTTCTTTTTACATCAACAAGAAGAACATTGAAATGTGTAAACATTATGATCAACATAATATAATGCAAAGCAAAACCAAGGTTGGCGATGCTAAATATAAGCAACAAAAGCATAGAAGGCCTTTTATAGTGGCCTTAGAAGATTTGTTAAAAATCAAATATGAAGAATTCAATATCTATTGTATAATCAATATAAATTCTCATAATTGCAACAAATCTGGCTGGCTATTTTATGGTGTCTGCGCTCACAAGACCTGCAGATCTTATCGTTTCAAAATTGTTTCTGTTACGGATGGTGATAACATATATAAAGTCGATGTCTATGTTAATGTCGCTATGACCCTGATACACGGGGAAAACCTGAAAGCGGCATATTGCAAAGGAGTAAAAAGaaacataaatatgaaaaaactgcAGCTCCAAAAACCACTTGAATTACGAACTAAGTTGAtcaacgaaaagaaaaaaagggaaCCATTCGAGAAGGTAGACATTGTCAGcaaaaatgtattgaaaaaaattagcagTGAAGCTAAATCGAAGCTTAACAGGGATATTGATGATTTTCAAGATTTGATAAAAATGTCTGAGGATAACGGATCTtatatcaaaaatgtgtttagaAAGCCCTTTGGTGTAATTTGTTTtaatacaaaaatgttcaaagagCTGAGAAAAAACAAGACTTACAGTCCTATTTTCTACATGGATGGTACTGGATCGGTTGTACGATATTCAAAAGCTGAGAAGCGTgttcaaatatatgttttggtCGCATACAATTACCGGTCAAATTTTAGTGTACCCGTAACAACCTTTGTGACTGAAAGCCAaaaaacagtagacttccacAATTGGTTGAATATATTTCGTGCTTCGTACGAGTCAGGCAGCTctatgaataaattgaataaaatagcgaGAATTGTTAGTGTTGATTGGAGCTGGTCACTGATTGGTGGATTGATACGGGCTCTTAATAATCAACACCATACACTACCAGAGTATATCCGAGATtgttataaagtttgcataagaGAACTCAATCTCAATTTCACTATCATTCATTTATGCTACAGTCATTTCATGAATGTAGTTTCTAAGGACTTGAAATCTGCTCCAATCAACATAAAACATAAGTTCATGGACTGTATGCGATTGGCTGTACGTGCTACAAACTTAGTGGACTTAATCGATCTGTTTATCATTATGACATGCATTTTTGGATCTGCAAATGAGAACCGAATGCTTGAGACATCACTAAAAGAACTAGATGCAAAAATTAATGATAGAACAAGCTTCGATTCAGAAAGCGCTGGTAAATTTGATTATACTGGCATCGGTGAAccagaaattctaaaaaaagatgAGGACAAAATCTTCTTGGGATCGCCTTTTTATGCGTTGTTAAaagaaacatttgaaacaacATTAAAACAAATAGATGATCTCAGCCAAGGATCACAGAACCCACTGTATTTCAAAGGATTCTTGGAAGATGTCgccttgaaaaaatacatgccTGTGGTTTGTTTGTGGTCAAATATAATAGTATCTCAAATTGACTCGAATCCGGATACTATTTCAAACGCAAGGGTTGAAAGCTTCTTCCGAACATTGAAACACAATGTTATGAAAGGTCAGCTCTACGAAAGAATAACACATTTTCTTCGAAAACTACAATCGTATATTGAATCTCTGTTCCACTTTTCCGACTTTGACATTGAAGATATATACGCTACTGATAAAGGAATAAGTAATGCTAAAAAACGTCAAGATGATAGAATCGCAGAATATGACAGATTTGTCGGAAACGTAGAAGACATAGAGGACGAATGGCATAGTCCATACTTTCAAAAAgatgcttcaacccacttgttcaagaagaaaaagaagcagGAAACTAACAGCTTAAACACACAACTtgaacaatcaacacagaagcaCCCAGATTCAAAGGAAAACAGTGATAACAACAGAAAAAGATCATTAGAAGAAGATTTAGAAACTACCTGTAATCTGTCCTCTATTCATCAATTCATTGACAAAGGATTTGAATTTCCAGTTACCACCAAATGGTATTTCGGTGAGTTTCCTTCAGAATATGAGAGCATAGGAGTAAGTAGTATGATTGTAagctcagaaatgcttcaaacgcTCGATGCACATACATATATGGATGGAGAAACCTTAGATGCGATAATTGCAGTGGCCATAAAAGAATGTGAGGTCGAAAGCGTAAAATTGGTATCAACTTACATGTCGAGAAACTTGTTTGATACAACTCAACTAAAAGAAGTATTGGATAGGAAACGAGATTATGTTTTACCAGTTCTAACCAATACATCGGGAGTATGGGTGGTTCCTTTGAATGTTAGAGCTGGGCAAGCACCCACCAAGCAAGTTGGAAGAGGGAACCATTGGGTTCTCTTCATTGCTGATTTTATGAATAGAGAAACTTTTTATTTAGATCCTCTCGAAACAGCATCCCCATATTTGAAGGACGTACAAGAAGAATTTTTGAAGGCAGTAAGCTCTATtcggagacttaaaaatcaaccATTTGATTCAACCAATTGGCAAAGCGGCTCGAAAAATATTGCGCACGACAAGCAAAACGACGACTACAACTGTGGTGTATATGTAGCTAAATATGCACAAAACTTTCTTTTGAAGAAACCGTTGACCGGGCTAGGAAACATGGATTCTGAGaggaaacaaatcaaaataaaactccTAAATACAGCagtaataaaaatttgtttatacTGCAGCAGcttgaaatcactaattttgtCATGTCAATCATGTGGACGGAGGTGTTGCAGTAGATGCGCCCCAAATATGGTGCTAAAAATTCCATCTACAAAACAATGTGaaatatgttcgaaaattaaaatgatataatttttaagtctcatcaataaatttttatattacCTTTTAACTTGAAGTATTTTTATTTGTCCAGTTTGAGTCCTTTCAGAAACGAGATAGAATCCTGTCGTCTaagtcaaaaatgaaaaaattgtcattCCATCGGCTACAAAAAATAGTTGCCATAAACCTCAACCATTcgcgtggatttttttttaaattttaaatggtTCCTATGATCAGataggtcaattccaacactccaccatctcaaaatattttcggaggatagtatgcttctaattcaaatgataaaattgacattctatcgcctccaaaaaatattagccttaggacttgtccattatcgtaaatttcttgaaattttaaatggttcccatgaccagatgggtcaattccaacattccaccatctcagaatattctcgtaggatggtatgcttctaattcaaatgataaaatcgacattctatcgcctccaaaa contains these protein-coding regions:
- the LOC129781729 gene encoding uncharacterized protein LOC129781729; this translates as MSETNSSPSRVETRTLSFVSFDTNDFEELADSQSTTFDGVDNTGKDNEQPPFGFLLKGTDLSRVEIKSLSVEFPAKVCKKGMELNAPEIECRIFETSVSQMQERSTNDMQDSIVSFDTNDLEGSTKSQDTTYSSDVDVTELVFNTTDFENLRKEIKEKGNSNRIKYNVKVAECGATATKRLYSGASIYECSFYINKKNIEMCKHYDQHNIMQSKTKVGDAKYKQQKHRRPFIVALEDLLKIKYEEFNIYCIININSHNCNKSGWLFYGVCAHKTCRSYRFKIVSVTDGDNIYKVDVYVNVAMTLIHGENLKAAYCKGVKRNINMKKLQLQKPLELRTKLINEKKKREPFEKVDIVSKNVLKKISSEAKSKLNRDIDDFQDLIKMSEDNGSYIKNVFRKPFGVICFNTKMFKELRKNKTYSPIFYMDGTGSVVRYSKAEKRVQIYVLVAYNYRSNFSVPVTTFVTESQKTVDFHNWLNIFRASYESGSSMNKLNKIARIVSVDWSWSLIGGLIRALNNQHHTLPEYIRDCYKVCIRELNLNFTIIHLCYSHFMNVVSKDLKSAPINIKHKFMDCMRLAVRATNLVDLIDLFIIMTCIFGSANENRMLETSLKELDAKINDRTSFDSESAGKFDYTGIGEPEILKKDEDKIFLGSPFYALLKETFETTLKQIDDLSQGSQNPLYFKGFLEDVALKKYMPVVCLWSNIIVSQIDSNPDTISNARVESFFRTLKHNVMKGQLYERITHFLRKLQSYIESLFHFSDFDIEDIYATDKGISNAKKRQDDRIAEYDRFVGNVEDIEDEWHSPYFQKDASTHLFKKKKKQETNSLNTQLEQSTQKHPDSKENSDNNRKRSLEEDLETTCNLSSIHQFIDKGFEFPVTTKWYFGEFPSEYESIGVSSMIVSSEMLQTLDAHTYMDGETLDAIIAVAIKECEVESVKLVSTYMSRNLFDTTQLKEVLDRKRDYVLPVLTNTSGVWVVPLNVRAGQAPTKQVGRGNHWVLFIADFMNRETFYLDPLETASPYLKDVQEEFLKAVSSIRRLKNQPFDSTNWQSGSKNIAHDKQNDDYNCGVYVAKYAQNFLLKKPLTGLGNMDSERKQIKIKLLNTAVIKICLYCSSLKSLILSCQSCGRRCCSRCAPNMVLKIPSTKQCEICSKIKMI